A genomic segment from Poecilia reticulata strain Guanapo linkage group LG3, Guppy_female_1.0+MT, whole genome shotgun sequence encodes:
- the LOC103462038 gene encoding hemicentin-2 isoform X3, whose protein sequence is MNEDGSWAEFSCNRGFRLHGPLMIYCKGHTWNSTKPVCKEADIMSSVLLNSLYDLNALQKLQISAALKNQHLHFKAVSSGASKEARLGFDRLPYAPFKMLKGERYDLTNPRGDLIIEQGQFPSDGTETTQGTRRFGSVAQTSHDSARNLDEATQTFSSEDHFPSTVRSAHQTERSAYEPRLSTTPAPAGPAVTAAPAGGDLHRSTTSSLASSSSCPSSTQSSTKTQISDDVTLLSHISNSTDLRSTWREFHNFTQSSTAKPVVHFRTMCPYPPVPLHGTFYFRNLENPGPSEFKYYIQYACYSGYSLAHGDVSSYCQPGGGWSGVTPVCQDLDECAEGQHQCQQSCINTFGSFRCGCHVGYQPTTDQASCVDVDECLLPAAATGCVFGCVNTPGSFLCSCPDGFSRLRADGRCQDIDECAVNDGLGPCKLLCHNLPGSYRCSCSSGYILAGDGHSCFAECPPGYRKKPLTRPENSTGQNPKLECADINECLENMCEWQCINLPGSHRCICPRGYTLHRDGRHCEDINECNQKNGGCSHLCLNRSGGYKCSCPASHRMSSFSWKKCLLKTTAPSAG, encoded by the exons ATGAACGAGGATGGTTCCTGGGCAGAGTTCAGCTGTAATAGAGGCTTTCGCTTACACGGCCCTTTAATGATATACTGCAAGGGCCACACCTGGAACAGCACAAAGCCAGTCTGCAAAG agGCAGACATTATGAGCTCAGTTTTGCTCAATAGTCTCTACGACTTGAACGCGCTCCAGAAACTCCAGATTTCTGCGGCTTTAAAAAATCAACACCTCCACTTCAAAGCTGTCAGTAGTGGGGCTTCCAAAGAAGCACGCCTCGGATTCGACCGTTTGCCTTACGCGCCGttcaaaatgttaaagggtGAGAGATATGATCTAACAAACCCAAGAGGCGACCTCATCATTGAGCAGGGTCAGTTTCCCAGCGATGGGACAGAGACAACCCAAGGAACCAGAAGGTTTGGCTCCGTGGCGCAGACTTCACATGATTCAGCGAGAAATTTGGATGAAgccacacaaacattttcctcagaagatcattttccttccactgtcCGGTCTGCTCATCAAACCGAGCGTTCAGCATATGAGCCGCGTCTTTCAACCACACCTGCACCAGCTGGGCCCGCAGTTACTGCAGCACCTGCAGGTGGAGATCTTCACCGCTCCACAACTTCTTCCTTggcttcatcctcctcctgtCCCAGTTCCACTCAGTCCAGCACGAAAACACAGATCTCGGATGACGTCACCCTTCTTTCACACATCTCCAACTCAACTGACCTGAGATCCACCTGGAGGGAATTTCACAACTTCACACAGTCCAGCACTGCAAAGCCAGTTGTGCATTTTCGAACTATGTGCCCATACCCACCTGTGCCTCTTCACGGGACGTTTTACTTCCGCAATCTAGAGAACCCAGGCCCCAGTGAGTTTAAGTATTACATCCAGTACGCCTGTTACAGTGGGTATTCTCTGGCTCATGGAGACGTAAGCAGCTACTGCCAGCCTGGAGGCGGCTGGAGCGGAGTCACTCCTGTCTGTCAGG ATCTGGACGAGTGCGCAGAGGGGCAGCATCAGTGTCAGCAGAGTTGCATCAACACATTTGGCTCCTTCAGGTGCGGCTGTCATGTCGGGTACCAACCAACTACGGACCAGGCCTCCTGCGTCG ATGTCGACGAGTGCCTGCTGCCGGCAGCGGCCACAGGTTGTGTGTTTGGCTGCGTTAACACTCCTGGGAGCTTCCTCTGCTCTTGTCCAGATGGCTTCAGCCGGCTGAGAGCAGATGGCCGCTGCCAAG ACATAGATGAATGTGCGGTTAATGACGGACTTGGACCCTGCAAGCTGCTGTGTCACAACTTACCAGGATCCTACAGATGCTCCTGCTCTTCTGGCTACATCTTAGCAGGAGACGGACACAGCTGCTTTGCAGAGTGTCCACCTGGATACAGGAAGAAACCACTTACACGGCCAGAGAATTCAACCGGACAAAATCCAAAGCTGGAGTGTGCAG ATATAAATGAATGCCTGGAGAATATGTGTGAATGGCAGTGCATCAATCTGCCCGGCTCCCACCGCTGCATCTGCCCCCGAGGATACACACTGCACAGAGACGGGCGACACTGCGAAG ATATTAATGAGTGCAACCAGAAGAACGGAGGCTGCTCTCATTTGTGTTTGAACAGAAGTGGAGGTTACAAGTGTTCGTGTCCGGCCTCCCATCGTATGTCTTCCTTCAGCTGGAAGAAATGTTTGCTTAAGAcaacagcgccctctgctggctaA
- the LOC103462038 gene encoding hemicentin-2 isoform X1, which yields MGLLVPLVTVLALVQVSVFGDTGCRRFKNLDNGQTFFRYGGLMVIFRCHPGYKLHGHKTNSCVSGHWSRELPVCVGSGCSHPGSVNHGTSRMNEDGSWAEFSCNRGFRLHGPLMIYCKGHTWNSTKPVCKEADIMSSVLLNSLYDLNALQKLQISAALKNQHLHFKAVSSGASKEARLGFDRLPYAPFKMLKGERYDLTNPRGDLIIEQGQFPSDGTETTQGTRRFGSVAQTSHDSARNLDEATQTFSSEDHFPSTVRSAHQTERSAYEPRLSTTPAPAGPAVTAAPAGGDLHRSTTSSLASSSSCPSSTQSSTKTQISDDVTLLSHISNSTDLRSTWREFHNFTQSSTAKPVVHFRTMCPYPPVPLHGTFYFRNLENPGPSEFKYYIQYACYSGYSLAHGDVSSYCQPGGGWSGVTPVCQDLDECAEGQHQCQQSCINTFGSFRCGCHVGYQPTTDQASCVDVDECLLPAAATGCVFGCVNTPGSFLCSCPDGFSRLRADGRCQDIDECAVNDGLGPCKLLCHNLPGSYRCSCSSGYILAGDGHSCFAECPPGYRKKPLTRPENSTGQNPKLECADINECLENMCEWQCINLPGSHRCICPRGYTLHRDGRHCEDINECNQKNGGCSHLCLNRSGGYKCSCPASHRMSSFSWKKCLLKTTAPSAG from the exons ATGGGACTCCTGGTGCCACTGGTCACTGTTTTGGCTCTGGTCCAGGTTTCAG TGTTTGGAGACACAGGATGCAGAAGGTTTAAGAATCTGGACAACGGACAGACATTTTTCAGGTATGGTGGACTCATGGTGATCTTCCGCTGTCATCCGGGATACAAGCTCCATGGACACAAAACCAACAGCTGCGTGTCTGGACACTGGTCTCGAGAGCTCCCGGTTTGTGTTG GTTCAGGTTGCTCCCATCCAGGCTCGGTCAACCACGGGACAAGCAGGATGAACGAGGATGGTTCCTGGGCAGAGTTCAGCTGTAATAGAGGCTTTCGCTTACACGGCCCTTTAATGATATACTGCAAGGGCCACACCTGGAACAGCACAAAGCCAGTCTGCAAAG agGCAGACATTATGAGCTCAGTTTTGCTCAATAGTCTCTACGACTTGAACGCGCTCCAGAAACTCCAGATTTCTGCGGCTTTAAAAAATCAACACCTCCACTTCAAAGCTGTCAGTAGTGGGGCTTCCAAAGAAGCACGCCTCGGATTCGACCGTTTGCCTTACGCGCCGttcaaaatgttaaagggtGAGAGATATGATCTAACAAACCCAAGAGGCGACCTCATCATTGAGCAGGGTCAGTTTCCCAGCGATGGGACAGAGACAACCCAAGGAACCAGAAGGTTTGGCTCCGTGGCGCAGACTTCACATGATTCAGCGAGAAATTTGGATGAAgccacacaaacattttcctcagaagatcattttccttccactgtcCGGTCTGCTCATCAAACCGAGCGTTCAGCATATGAGCCGCGTCTTTCAACCACACCTGCACCAGCTGGGCCCGCAGTTACTGCAGCACCTGCAGGTGGAGATCTTCACCGCTCCACAACTTCTTCCTTggcttcatcctcctcctgtCCCAGTTCCACTCAGTCCAGCACGAAAACACAGATCTCGGATGACGTCACCCTTCTTTCACACATCTCCAACTCAACTGACCTGAGATCCACCTGGAGGGAATTTCACAACTTCACACAGTCCAGCACTGCAAAGCCAGTTGTGCATTTTCGAACTATGTGCCCATACCCACCTGTGCCTCTTCACGGGACGTTTTACTTCCGCAATCTAGAGAACCCAGGCCCCAGTGAGTTTAAGTATTACATCCAGTACGCCTGTTACAGTGGGTATTCTCTGGCTCATGGAGACGTAAGCAGCTACTGCCAGCCTGGAGGCGGCTGGAGCGGAGTCACTCCTGTCTGTCAGG ATCTGGACGAGTGCGCAGAGGGGCAGCATCAGTGTCAGCAGAGTTGCATCAACACATTTGGCTCCTTCAGGTGCGGCTGTCATGTCGGGTACCAACCAACTACGGACCAGGCCTCCTGCGTCG ATGTCGACGAGTGCCTGCTGCCGGCAGCGGCCACAGGTTGTGTGTTTGGCTGCGTTAACACTCCTGGGAGCTTCCTCTGCTCTTGTCCAGATGGCTTCAGCCGGCTGAGAGCAGATGGCCGCTGCCAAG ACATAGATGAATGTGCGGTTAATGACGGACTTGGACCCTGCAAGCTGCTGTGTCACAACTTACCAGGATCCTACAGATGCTCCTGCTCTTCTGGCTACATCTTAGCAGGAGACGGACACAGCTGCTTTGCAGAGTGTCCACCTGGATACAGGAAGAAACCACTTACACGGCCAGAGAATTCAACCGGACAAAATCCAAAGCTGGAGTGTGCAG ATATAAATGAATGCCTGGAGAATATGTGTGAATGGCAGTGCATCAATCTGCCCGGCTCCCACCGCTGCATCTGCCCCCGAGGATACACACTGCACAGAGACGGGCGACACTGCGAAG ATATTAATGAGTGCAACCAGAAGAACGGAGGCTGCTCTCATTTGTGTTTGAACAGAAGTGGAGGTTACAAGTGTTCGTGTCCGGCCTCCCATCGTATGTCTTCCTTCAGCTGGAAGAAATGTTTGCTTAAGAcaacagcgccctctgctggctaA
- the LOC103462038 gene encoding latent-transforming growth factor beta-binding protein 2 isoform X2, giving the protein MGLLVPLVTVLALVQVSVFGDTGCRRFKNLDNGQTFFRYGGLMVIFRCHPGYKLHGHKTNSCVSGHWSRELPVCVGSGCSHPGSVNHGTSRMNEDGSWAEFSCNRGFRLHGPLMIYCKGHTWNSTKPVCKEADIMSSVLLNSLYDLNALQKLQISAALKNQHLHFKAVSSGASKEARLGFDRLPYAPFKMLKGERYDLTNPRGDLIIEQGQFPSDGTETTQGTRRFGSVAQTSHDSARNLDEATQTFSSEDHFPSTVRSAHQTERSAYEPRLSTTPAPAGPAVTAAPAGGDLHRSTTSSLASSSSCPSSTQSSTKTQISDDVTLLSHISNSTDLRSTWREFHNFTQSSTAKPVVHFRTMCPYPPVPLHGTFYFRNLENPGPNLDECAEGQHQCQQSCINTFGSFRCGCHVGYQPTTDQASCVDVDECLLPAAATGCVFGCVNTPGSFLCSCPDGFSRLRADGRCQDIDECAVNDGLGPCKLLCHNLPGSYRCSCSSGYILAGDGHSCFAECPPGYRKKPLTRPENSTGQNPKLECADINECLENMCEWQCINLPGSHRCICPRGYTLHRDGRHCEDINECNQKNGGCSHLCLNRSGGYKCSCPASHRMSSFSWKKCLLKTTAPSAG; this is encoded by the exons ATGGGACTCCTGGTGCCACTGGTCACTGTTTTGGCTCTGGTCCAGGTTTCAG TGTTTGGAGACACAGGATGCAGAAGGTTTAAGAATCTGGACAACGGACAGACATTTTTCAGGTATGGTGGACTCATGGTGATCTTCCGCTGTCATCCGGGATACAAGCTCCATGGACACAAAACCAACAGCTGCGTGTCTGGACACTGGTCTCGAGAGCTCCCGGTTTGTGTTG GTTCAGGTTGCTCCCATCCAGGCTCGGTCAACCACGGGACAAGCAGGATGAACGAGGATGGTTCCTGGGCAGAGTTCAGCTGTAATAGAGGCTTTCGCTTACACGGCCCTTTAATGATATACTGCAAGGGCCACACCTGGAACAGCACAAAGCCAGTCTGCAAAG agGCAGACATTATGAGCTCAGTTTTGCTCAATAGTCTCTACGACTTGAACGCGCTCCAGAAACTCCAGATTTCTGCGGCTTTAAAAAATCAACACCTCCACTTCAAAGCTGTCAGTAGTGGGGCTTCCAAAGAAGCACGCCTCGGATTCGACCGTTTGCCTTACGCGCCGttcaaaatgttaaagggtGAGAGATATGATCTAACAAACCCAAGAGGCGACCTCATCATTGAGCAGGGTCAGTTTCCCAGCGATGGGACAGAGACAACCCAAGGAACCAGAAGGTTTGGCTCCGTGGCGCAGACTTCACATGATTCAGCGAGAAATTTGGATGAAgccacacaaacattttcctcagaagatcattttccttccactgtcCGGTCTGCTCATCAAACCGAGCGTTCAGCATATGAGCCGCGTCTTTCAACCACACCTGCACCAGCTGGGCCCGCAGTTACTGCAGCACCTGCAGGTGGAGATCTTCACCGCTCCACAACTTCTTCCTTggcttcatcctcctcctgtCCCAGTTCCACTCAGTCCAGCACGAAAACACAGATCTCGGATGACGTCACCCTTCTTTCACACATCTCCAACTCAACTGACCTGAGATCCACCTGGAGGGAATTTCACAACTTCACACAGTCCAGCACTGCAAAGCCAGTTGTGCATTTTCGAACTATGTGCCCATACCCACCTGTGCCTCTTCACGGGACGTTTTACTTCCGCAATCTAGAGAACCCAGGCCCCA ATCTGGACGAGTGCGCAGAGGGGCAGCATCAGTGTCAGCAGAGTTGCATCAACACATTTGGCTCCTTCAGGTGCGGCTGTCATGTCGGGTACCAACCAACTACGGACCAGGCCTCCTGCGTCG ATGTCGACGAGTGCCTGCTGCCGGCAGCGGCCACAGGTTGTGTGTTTGGCTGCGTTAACACTCCTGGGAGCTTCCTCTGCTCTTGTCCAGATGGCTTCAGCCGGCTGAGAGCAGATGGCCGCTGCCAAG ACATAGATGAATGTGCGGTTAATGACGGACTTGGACCCTGCAAGCTGCTGTGTCACAACTTACCAGGATCCTACAGATGCTCCTGCTCTTCTGGCTACATCTTAGCAGGAGACGGACACAGCTGCTTTGCAGAGTGTCCACCTGGATACAGGAAGAAACCACTTACACGGCCAGAGAATTCAACCGGACAAAATCCAAAGCTGGAGTGTGCAG ATATAAATGAATGCCTGGAGAATATGTGTGAATGGCAGTGCATCAATCTGCCCGGCTCCCACCGCTGCATCTGCCCCCGAGGATACACACTGCACAGAGACGGGCGACACTGCGAAG ATATTAATGAGTGCAACCAGAAGAACGGAGGCTGCTCTCATTTGTGTTTGAACAGAAGTGGAGGTTACAAGTGTTCGTGTCCGGCCTCCCATCGTATGTCTTCCTTCAGCTGGAAGAAATGTTTGCTTAAGAcaacagcgccctctgctggctaA
- the ppef1 gene encoding serine/threonine-protein phosphatase with EF-hands 1, which translates to MGCGTSVATETQVKQLETDEAVKSPSPALTMKAAVLIQRWYRRYMARLEVRRRYTWNIFQSIEYAGEQDQLQLSSFFTYMLDNFTHLNGNGPDLISQLLDPVIDPWLDRETCYKTIPIPESYTGPRILFPLSVSDTNALLSAFKEQQILHARYVLQLLYESKKLLKQMPNIVHLSTSYTKEITICGDLHGRLDDLLLIFYKNGLPSAETPYIFNGDFVDRGKKSVEVVILLFAYLLLYPDHMHLNRGNHEDHIMNLRYGFTKEVMQKYKTHGREILQLFQDVFSLLPIATVIDAKILIVHGGISDQTDLDLLGSIERHKVKSALRFPRRSLEQLDIGQSHRLGKRMRSTDISRPSSSRSYNGNHRTPTLRKRRCRLSRQDSGASTSSSSSSSSSCSSLCSPRTPSCISPQTYPSSPSTPCNVLQVPFLDSLSSVPLPSLPQQEREWKQIVDILWSDPKTQEGCSPNSFRGGGCYFGPDVTQRLLHKHGLQLLIRSHECKQEGYELCHSGRVITIFSASNYYEEGSNRGAYIKLGKELVPRFYQYQVSRTTRRLTLTQRVRAAEGSALRALKEKLFAHRSELMTGFLKYDPNETGCVSVGEWAKVLESVLRLDLPWRTLRPHLVHLAPDGSVEYQSCFEDVGPGAPLPQVAPTLAETLFRYRTDIEIIFNIIDKDHSGLISIEEFRHTWRLFSAHLGVAIDDRAIDELARSIDFNKDGSIDFTEFLEAFRVVHKLDSKDHQLSENADKEKCA; encoded by the exons ATGGGATGTGGCACTTCTGTTGCTACTGAAACTCAAGTAAAGCAACTGGAAACAG ATGAAGCTGTTAAAAGCCCCAGCCCGGCACTCA CAATGAAGGCAGCTGTTTTGATCCAGCGGTGGTACCGGCGCTACATGGCCCGACTGGAGGTACGAAGGAGGTACACCTGGAACATCTTTCAGTCCATCGAATATGCCGGAGAACAGGACCAGCTACag CTGTCCAGTTTCTTCACTTACATGCTGGACAATTTCACCCACCTTAACGGAAACGGGCCTG ACTTGATCTCCCAGCTGCTGGACCCCGTCATCGACCCCTGGTTAGACAGAGAGACCTGCTACAAAACAATCCCCATCCCAGAGTCTTACACCGGACCTCGTATTTTGtttcctctgtctgtctctgatACAAACGCCCTCTTGAGTGCTTTTAAAGAGCAGCAG ATTCTACATGCCAGGTAcgtcctgcagctgctgtacGAGAGCAAAAAGCTCCTCAAACAGATGCCGAATATTGTCCATTTGTCAACGTCCTACACCAAGGAGATCACCATATGTG GTGATCTGCACGGCCGGCTGGATGACTTACTTCTGATATTCTATAAG AATGGACTGCCTTCTGCTGAGACACCCTACATCTTTAATGGAGACTTTGTGGATCGTGGGAAAAAGTCGGTAGAAGTGGTAATCCTCCTATTTGCCTACCTTCTGCTTTACCCAGACCACATGCACCTGAACCGGGGAAACCACGAGGATCACATCATGAACCTCAG ATACGGATTTACAAAGGAAGTTATGCAGAAGTATAAG ACCCATGGCCGTGAGATCCTCCAGCTGTTTCAGGACGTTTTTAGCCTTCTGCCCATCGCTACAGTCATTGATGCAAAGATCCTCATTGTGCACGGAGGAATTTCAGACCAGACTGATCTGGATTTGCTTGGCTCCATAGAGCGGCACAAG GTGAAATCCGCCCTGAGGTTTCCTAGACGCAGCTTGGAGCAGCTTGACATCGGTCAATCCCATCGACTGGGCAAAAGAATGAGGTCGACGGACATCTCTCGCCCCAGCAGCAGTCGCAGCTACAATGGGAACCACAGGACCCCCACTCTGAG AAAGAGGAGATGCAGGCTGAGCCGGCAAGATAGCGGAGCCTCAACTTCATCGTCTTCATCCTCATCGTCGTCCTGTTCTTCGCTCTGCTCTCCTCGAACTCCCTCCTGCATCTCACCCCAAACGTACCCCTCGTCTCCCAGCACACCCTGCAACGTCCTCCAGGTGCCTTTCCTGGACTCTCTGTCCTCTGTTCCGCTCCCATCACTTCCGCAACAGGAACGGGAATGGAAACAG ATTGTAGATATATTGTGGAGTGACCCTAAAACCCAGGAAGGCTGCAGCCCCAACTCCTTCAGAGGTGGAGGCTGCTACTTTGGCCCCGACGTTACTCAGAGGCTGCTGCACAAGCACGGACTGCAGCTGCTCATCCGCTCTCATGAGTGCAAACAGGAGGGATACGAGCTCTGTCACAGCGGACGG GTGATCACCATCTTCTCAGCATCAAACTACTATGAGGAGGGAAGCAACCGTGGTGCTTACATCAAACTGGGAAAGGAACTGGTGCCTCGCTTCTACCAGTACCAAGTCAGCCGCACGACCCGCAGGCTTACCCTGACACAGAG agtTCGTGCAGCTGAAGGCTCTGCTCTCAGGGCTCTAAAGGAGAAACTGTTCGCCCATCGATCTGAGCTGATGACGGGCTTCTTGAAGTACGACCCAAATGAAACCG GTTGTGTGTCAGTCGGTGAATGGGCCAAGGTGCTGGAGTCTGTCCTGAGACTGGACTTACCCTGGCGGACACTTCGTCCACACTTAGTCCATCTGGCACCAGATGGCAGTGTTGAGTATCAGTCCTGCTTTGAGGATGTGGGACCAGGAGCTCCTCTGCCTCAG gttgctCCCACCTTGGCTGAAACTCTGTTCAGATACAGAACCGACATCGAGATCATTTTCAACATCATAGACAAAGATCATTCAG GTCTGATCTCCATTGAGGAGTTTCGCCACACCTGGCGCCTTTTCAGCGCTCACCTGGGGGTCGCCATTGACGACAGAGCCATCGATGAGCTGGCCCGCAGTATCGACTTCAACAAGGACGGCAGCATAGACTTCACAGAGTTCTTGGAGGCCTTCAGGGTGGTCCACAAACTGGACAGTAAAGATCATCAACTGAGCGAAAACGCAGATAAAGAGAAGTGTGCTTGA
- the rs1a gene encoding retinoschisin 1a, translating to MALIVQHSLLALLLLGTDALIRIHAQETAASEAWTSKSCKCDCDGTESPTEFSIMGSGSMVKGVDCMPECPYHRPLGFEAGSVSPGQVTCSNQDQYTGWFSSWVPSKARLNSQGFGCAWLSKFQDNSQWLQIDLKEVMVVSGILSQGRCDADEWVTKYSVQYRTDEKLNWIYYKDQTGNNRVFYGNSDRSSSVQNLLRPPIVARYIRILPLGWHTRIALRLELLLCMKKCM from the exons ATGGCGCTCATTGTGCAGCATTCCCTGCTCGCTCTGCTTCTTCTAGGAACTGACG CGCTCATCAGGATTCATGCTCAAGAG ACCGCCGCTTCTGAGGCATGGACCTCCAAGTCCTGCAAATGCGACTGCGATGGAACCGAATCTCCAACAGAGTTTTCCATCATGGGGTCTGGCTCTATGGTGAAAGGAGTGGATTGCATGCCAG AGTGTCCGTATCACAGGCCTCTTGGATTCGAGGCAGGATCTGTGAGTCCAGGCCAAGTCACCTGCTCTAACCAGGACCAGTACACCGGGTGGTTCTCCTCATGGGTCCCGAGCAAAGCCAGGCTCAACAGCCAAGGCTTCGG GTGTGCTTGGCTGTCCAAATTCCAGGACAACAGTCAGTGGCTGCAGATCGACCTGAAGGAGGTGATGGTGGTTTCGGGGATCCTCTCTCAGGGCCGCTGTGACGCCGACGAGTGGGTCACCAAGTACAGCGTCCAGTACCGCACCGACGAGAAGCTCAACTGGATTTATTACAAAGACCAAACTGGAAACAACAGA gtgTTTTATGGAAACTCTGACCGCTCTTCATCCGTCCAGAACCTCCTCCGGCCGCCCATTGTGGCTCGCTACATCCGCATTCTCCCCCTCGGATGGCACACTCGCATTGCCCTGCGCCTGGAGTTGCTGCTCTGCATGAAGAAGTGCATGTGA